The genomic segment CGAGCTAACCAAAGTTGCCACAACTGTGCAATTAGCCCTCTCACAAGCTCAAAAAGCAAAAACAACAGCAGATGATGACTATTGGTATGCAACTGCTTTTAGTCTTCAAAATTTTTATATGGGTGTTGAACGCATTTTTGAAGATATTGCCAAGGAAGTGGAAAACAACTTGCCGACAGGTTCGAGTTCTCACAAGCTACTTTTAGAACAGATGTCGCTGGAGATTCCACATACAAGACCTCCTGTGATTCTTAGTGATACTCTACACAATTTAAATGAATATCGTGGGTTTCGGCATGTCGCTATTCATCGCTATGGATTTGAATTAGAAAGTAATCGAATTGCTGATCTAACGGATAAGCTTATGACAAGTTACACACTATTAGTTAGAGACATAGAGAACTTCTGCCAGTTTTTGCAAGCATTAGAATAAGTTTGATATTTGATCGCCGAAAGTGTTTGCCGCCGATAAGCGATCTCACTACGACTGAGAAGGTCATTAGCCCCGCATGGCGAGAGATTATTGTGATACGTGGCTAGATAAATAATCCAATACAAGCTGATATGCCAATTCCAGAGCCAATTTTAGTTGTTTACAGCGAACCGCCCAAAGCGTTCGCTACTACAGACTTGCGCCAAGCGAGGGTTGATGAGTTTTTAGCATCGAGGTCTTTGCAACCGAAAAGCCGTAAAGCTTATCAAGCGGACTTGCGGATATTTATAGATTGGTGCGATCTGGCTTGGGTGGATGTGAGTCGTCGCAAAGTGACGCAATTTAAAACTTTTTTGCTGAAGGAACGTGAGTTGGCTTTGAGTTCGGTAAATCGGGTGCTGCGGACTCTGAAGTCGTTTTATCGGTGGATGTTGCTCTCGGAATATGTAGTTGCCGATCCAACAATTGGCATTCAGCAGGAGCGCTTGCCCGATCCTGTGGCAAAGGATTTGGAGGATGAAGAGGTGCTGCGGATTTATGAAGCGATCGCCTTAAGTAAAATGATGTTACGCGATCGGGCTTTGTTTTCGGTGTTGTTGCATGGGTTGAGGGCGGAGGAGGTTTGTCGTCTCAATATTGAGGATTATGTGAATGGGGAATTGGCGATCAAAGAAGCGAAGTGGGATAGTAAGGGGGAAGTGCCTTTGACGAAGTTGGGTATTCAAGATTTGGATGCTTTTTTGGAT from the Pseudanabaena sp. BC1403 genome contains:
- a CDS encoding tyrosine-type recombinase/integrase, whose translation is MPIPEPILVVYSEPPKAFATTDLRQARVDEFLASRSLQPKSRKAYQADLRIFIDWCDLAWVDVSRRKVTQFKTFLLKERELALSSVNRVLRTLKSFYRWMLLSEYVVADPTIGIQQERLPDPVAKDLEDEEVLRIYEAIALSKMMLRDRALFSVLLHGLRAEEVCRLNIEDYVNGELAIKEAKWDSKGEVPLTKLGIQDLDAFLDWRMEKEGELSTESPLFVSCSNRSQGKRLTYWGIRHVMDDLAEKTGIDLHSHRGRHTFATNLIVKYELDPSLAMELTRHRDVRSFRRYTNRKNKIAAKRAFLKASEKLQ